caggtgcaGGATCCGACGGAAGCCACCCCTGGGGCCTTCACCTCCAGACTATTTatgacaggccataaacatttacaaatgggtcctgagcccaaaaaggttgagaaccactggcctctAGAggtcccaaccaagatcaggtcCTCATTCTGCTAAGCAGTGCAGATATACGCAGCAAACAGTCAAGGTCCTAAACGGGGACAATCTACAAGACAAAgaaaatattcccattttacagattgcaaATTGTGGCATAGAGATTAAGGTTTTGTTTACACAActtgcactggtataactgagGAAGTATGTTTAAACCCACAGTACATTTTAAGTTTGCCTTTGCATTAAGTAGTTTCTCCAACATTACACAAGAACTCTGGATTCAGTTTCTGCCacagatctcccaagtcccagttcagtgcctaaACCACAGACCATCCTTCTTCACATTGGCAGATCACAGAACGTTAGTCTCCACAAGCTGTCAAGTTTTTATAACGGCACTGCATCAGCATTAAAACGTCTCTGTGTTTGAAGGATTATTTTAACATCACGTGATCTTTTCTACTATCAGAGCTGAACACTCTGTGTAATTGGGGCTGATCAGATGCCATTTCACAATTGTGAAGACACTTTCACATTGACAGAGTTTGACTTGTCTCTCTTGCAATAAGGAAATCAACTTTTAACTGTGTGTCTTTTGAATATCCTCATGCAAACTGTTTTTTTCAGATAAATGTACCAGTCTTTAAGGAAGAGAAGTTTAACAAAAACATGAATTATCTGAATCTTCAGCAGAGGAGAATACCCTATTTAGATGTTCAAAAGCACAAATTATAGTTCATAAACGTTATTCACCCATGCCAGTGGGGTACTCAGATGATCATTTCTCCCAGGAATATCAACAAGTGCATAAATTCATTTTGTCTTACCCAGAACAGCTGATCAACATCATCTCCAATGCTTCTGCAGAAAATTCAGAACATCCAGAGAGATTTAATCGCACCAAACTGGAATTCTGAGCGATGCTTCTGTAAAGACCACAGATGGAGAGTCTGAATGCTTTCACATCTCTCCTGGTATCAATTTTATAATTTGTTTTCATAACTTAAAGTTCCAGGCTCAGGATGGCCTTAATTTAGTAAAGATACATTTGTGCATCTTTGCCTagtgcagggattctcaaactgggggtcgggacccctcagcgggtcgtgagctgtcagcttccctcccaaaccctgctttgccaccagcatttataatggtgttaaatatattttaaaagtgtttttaatttagaacggggggtgcactcagaggcttaccagtacaaaagtttgagaaccactggcctagtgaGCCCTAGGTTTTCAATTTAGCAGTTAAATAGATGTTCTGTAACTGTTTACCTGCTACATTAGTGTACTTGATGAATCATACACTTGGAGAGTTATCATCACTagggtcctggccaaattcctatTTAGATATTTACATTCTGCCTAACTGAATGTTTCCTTGCAGTTTAATATTCTGCTACTCTTCCTGTTACTAtgcgctgttaaacagctgccatgtttcaccacagaggtggctgcatttttgtgatggataaagcaattatcccatttgtaaaataagcCTCAATCCTGTAAATAGATGTGCCTATGCAGACCCCCTGAACCCAAGTGGGATCTTGCTGAAGTCTGTGCTAGTCTAGCTATTTACAAAATGAGGGCCCACATTTGTAAGTTGGCCGGTATGCAGAAGGCTCCCAAGTTATTGAATACTTCTTGCAATGAGGCGGAGTGGCCTCATCCCAGCACAGAGGAGGTTAACTCACCCTGTTAGGCTCAGCTAATcccatcccttctctctctctctctctctcgcggAAAGTGTAAGAAAAAGGACCCAGCACTTCAGTTAGAGCCAGACCAGGGAAGGAGCAAGATGTCTGTCCCAGGGAGCCAAACAGCTAGCAGAGCCCACAACTGGCTGTGGCAAGTGATGACCCTCCAGAGCCAGCTTGGAGGGAAGGCTACCCCGGATGACTGAGAAACCCAACTAGGGAGTGGAAAGTGGACTGTCTGACAAGGAGAGGGGGAACCAGGCCCCGGTGGACATGGAGCAGCCCCACCAAATgctggtaggaagtagcccaaggaaaAGAGACATGGACCCCCACGTTCTCCTGGCAACCCCACAATGGAATCACCTGTCGTTTCTAGTgccttgggctgggacctggtggagcaaGGTGGGTCCGggttcccctgcccccaaccccctgctttgGACTGGATGAGTGCTAACCCTTAGGTCAGAAGGCCAGAGCCACCGACTGTTGACTTGCTCGGCCCTCATTCAAGAGGCCTAAGCTGCTACTTGCTCAGCCACAAGCTGGAATGCCTGATAAACTAACCAGGCATGAGCGCTGATTCCCTGATGCCACCAAAGAGGGTGCCCATGGTCCTGAGATGCAGGAATCTTACACTTCTGAACATGCCCACTCACCTAATGATATCATCAGAAAGCACCAGTCCTTCCAAGCTGAGGTTCTGTAGTTGATCACAACGACAAAGAATAGTATGGAGATCTGCAACATTTATTGTGCAGTTGGACATGTCCATATGTTGCACTCTGAGAGATCtaaagaggggaaaggagaaaggcagacaatacaaaatgaaTTTTAACACTTTTCTAAAATTGAGGTAGTATGCTGCATTTGTATACCACAAATGAATGCATAGCTAGCAGAAAATGTATATGCTTTAATGCATGTCTGATCCATCAATATTACTAAGGTGGCTACCAAAACTGCAAAATTCTATTTACTTTGAGGCATACAAATCTTTAAGACTCATATCTCTGTCTATGCTAGAGTTAAATCATATTTCCTTTAGCTTTGCACAGAAATATACTTCGGGGTCAGTAGTTCttggttcttaaacaaaaaaaaagtaatggTAGTAGACTATACTTCAAGATTGTGTTAATCAGTTCTTGGACAATTCTGAATCAAGAAACAGAATGCAGTTCCCCTGATATTCAGCCCAGTGCCTTATCCCTGCTCCATGATGCCTCCATTCCAAAATTTATAGATGCCACAAGTGTGACAACCAGAGGTGCTAAATCAAATAGATTGGTTGAACTATATGAAAAACTGAAAGGGAGACTTTGTTCCAGGGCACCAAGAGATGGTGACAACCTTACCGGTTGTTTTTAAACAATGGTTTCCCAATACAGGATCTTGGACAACGCAACACAGTTACACCTACAGGGAGCAACTGCCCAATCACTCCTGGAAGCAGATTTTTACCAGTCAGATCAAGGGTCTGCCACAGTGATTCATCaaacctggagaggaaaggagTTTGATTGTTAGTAAGTAACTGAAGGCAAAAGCAAAGGACACAGCCATGAACAGCTTTTAATATTACAAATGAATGTGCAAAATAAAGTCAACTCAGCAAAGTTTTACTTATACAAACattactgacaggtttcagagtagcagctgtgttagtctgtatctgcaaaaagaacaggagtacttgtggcaccttagagactaacaaatttatttgagcatatgctcaacaaaaacaaacatgctcaaataaatttgttagtctctacagtgccacaagtactcctgttctttttacaaacaTTACTGAGATTCTCACTGATCAGACAGCAAAGCGCATTCTTTTTCTTGACTATGAAGAGCCAAGATACTGTATGAAACTCTCTGCAATATTTGACAGGGATTGAAGACTCAAGGAGAGCAGAAATTTTGCTCAACTGAATTGGGGCGCCCATGGTCCCAAGAGGAGGGAACAGGAGAGATGGGAAGTTGGAACTTTTGCTGCTTTTCCCAGAGAAGGGAAGCAAGGAGTAGAGGGTCCACATGGAGAAGTGAGACTGGGAGGCTGTAGTCTCCTGCAAGTACTGGAACTCTGTGGGAAAGGGGGCATTATTTGTTCAGTGGGAGGCAAGACAAAGAATTTGGGGGAAGATAGGACTCTGGAATTAATTAACGGAATGGGTGGGTGCATGATAGAAGAGCTCAGACTGTACTACAGATtgagggaatgtgtgtgtggggggggggcgggtcaaGACCCCAGGTTTCATTATTGGGAGTGCTGGAAGAGAGCAGACGCTTTAATTTAACTATGGGCACAGCCCAAATGCAAAATGTTCAGATAAGTGCAGTTCTCAAGTGACAGTCTCCATTTAAACATCAGAAGGAGTCAAATGAGTCTATAGTCTCTTAATCATGTGTAACCCACTTTCAGTGTGGGCAGAATTACACATGCACATCAAGATGAGAACAAGACCATTTAACAACCTTTAAAAGCACCACTGTTCTCAACACCTACAAGTAAAAAGCAATACTCACGCTAGGCGTTGCCACCTCTTGCAAATCTGGGAAACTTTTAGCAGGTCAGTTAGGGGTAAGTATGCAAAGATCCCTAACAGCAATTCATCTGGCAGTGCATCCCAAGAAATACCTTGAAGAAAACAGTCAACAGGTTTTACATAGATCGGATTCATTTTTGTCCACTGATTAGACATTTCAACAGTTTTAccattaaacaaaaatattaaagacAACAGAAAAATTCCCTGCCCTTCCATCACCACTTCATTCCCTTGTTGATCTATGGCTACACTAGTCCCCTACTTAGGTACTTACATTTCCTTATTGGAAAGGTAAATTATTAATAACCCCTTGGATGAGATGGTGGTATTAGGTGCTGTGTGTGTAGGTGCAAAAATAGCTGCCAACAGCACTGTCCCACATTTATCTTCTGAAGCCTGTTTGTCCAACCCATCGTGTTCTGAGAAAGTGTGTGAAGAATTCCAAAACCAGACTCTCTCTGAAAGGGATGCAGCTATTCTTCTCTTGTGCAATTAGCCCTTGTTAAAATTCATGACTCTCCTGCCCCAATACATAATACGATATTGCTTTTTTGAGCTATTTCACCTGCCTAATATCCAAACATTCTTTTCTTAAGCAAGTACATTTTCAAGGGATTACGTACATCTAGAAAATGCTGCTACTGCTCCAAAGAGGTCTGTGGAACAAAGGAAGAAGGGATTCCCTAAATGGGATGGGAGACTGTGTACATTTTAGATAGGAACCCCAACCAGCACTTCCCAGATCACAACTTTATCTGAAAAGAAATACTTGACAGTCGGCATAAATGAGAAGGATGGCAGTTCAAAAAACAGCCCCTGTAAACTCACCAAAATACCATAAAGAAAGTCATAAGCATTAGTAAGTTACTAGATGGTAAGGAAGAGGCTCAAACTGAGGTCTTATGAAGGCTCTGAGAATATTCATCTCTTGTGACATTTAGATCAGGTCTTCAGATGATATAATCTGTTGCTGGAGAGATGTTTCTGAATCTATCTGAGTTGATTTCTTTTTAATCCACCCCCTGTTGGCCAACGCTGCTGTACTAcagatctgggaagtgggcgaaATCCAAAATCCTATTTAATCCTTATTGAAGAAAAACAGAATAGAAGAAATGATAGGCTGCATAGTAGCCATCAATCTCTGTGACCCCTGGGAAATATTTTCTCTAGAGATGATAAAATACTATCCCTTCACAGGTCTCCTTTAAGGAAGCAATAGAGTCAACCACTTCCAAAAAGTAACTCTCTCAAGACTTGAAAGTAACACATGATTTACTAGATCCAGGGActagagcagaggtaggcaaactatggcccacgggccatacaaaggcaccaactttctccagtgccagtgggtgcccatgcccccccgcccctttgtCTGCTCCTGCTCAACtccaccttttcccctcccctggctccaccccatcctcaaagtccctgccctaactccgccacctccctgcccctgttggatcccttccccaaatccccaccccacgaatcagctggtttgcggtgcaagcactgggagtggggagaagcaggacacagcagcacagttgcagaGGATGCGGAGGCAAGCtggagtgagggggcagggagctgctggtgggagctcaccaatttttttccccataggtgctccagccccagagcactcatGGAGTCAGTGCTTATGGGGcgacatccagcccatgggactgtcctgctcagcccttgagctcccagctggctagcccccagtccctcccctgctgtcccccactTCTCCGCAGCCACGCACACCTGCAGGACAGCGCGTCTGGCTCCGGCTGGGTGGTGCAGcatccagacatgctgctctgagcagcatggtaaagaGACCGGGGAGTTGCATAAAAGGCAGGGGGTTCCCAGGGGAtgttggatagggggtggtgtcctggggggcagttaggggcagggaggttaggggacaaggagcaggggtgtAGGATGGGTCGGAGGTTCtgcgggggacagtcaggggatgggaagtgggaggggtcagaggccaggctgtttcaggaggcacagccttccctacccagtcctccatacagtttcgcaaccccaatgtggcccttgggccaaaaattttgcccatCCCTGGACTAGAGTCTGCTCAGAGACATCAAACTTTGTAAGAAGCAACTAAAATATTAGTGATTTGTAGCACCTGACCTCAGTCATTGTTACAAGCTGGCACAAGCCTGGGCTGCTGTTTCTCTACCTGACTCTGTCTCTCGGAGCAGCCTAGGCCTGCGTGCAATCACAAAGTCCTTGTCCTTCTCTTTCACTTTCTGTCGTTTCGGAGGAGGATAAAGAGACACTAGCAGCTCCTGAGGGGTGTTCTCACTGCCCAGCTTCTCCTTCTTAAGGACAGACACTCCCATGCCAGAGAGTAGCTCTGATGTCTTGGTGGGGTCCCACGACCATGTGAAGCTTGTGGAAACATTGCTGTCTGAAGCTGGGATTTCCTGGAGATGTCTCCTGCAGGAACAGTACAAGTTATATTCATCCACCGCAACACCAAATGTCGGAATTAGAAGTATGTAGAAAGACAAAACACAACATGGCACAGGTGGCTGCACCTATATCCCCTATGATAAGCAATATAATTCACAGTGAAAAAACAACAACGCTTTGTACTTCTATAGCATTCAAAAATCCTATTGGTCTTTACAAATGTTTACAACACCTCCAGACCTGGGATACATATTAGGATCAAACTGAACAGATTTATGTGATACTCTGTGGGGGAAATAGTCTGAAATACACATACTTAATGGCAAGAAGTAACCTGGGAAGCAGAAATGCTGAAATGGACCCACTCAGGGTGACCTGTAAATCAGACAATGACTTTGCA
This genomic interval from Gopherus evgoodei ecotype Sinaloan lineage chromosome 6, rGopEvg1_v1.p, whole genome shotgun sequence contains the following:
- the SKP2 gene encoding S-phase kinase-associated protein 2; amino-acid sequence: MPLRQATMHRRHLQEIPASDSNVSTSFTWSWDPTKTSELLSGMGVSVLKKEKLGSENTPQELLVSLYPPPKRQKVKEKDKDFVIARRPRLLRETESGISWDALPDELLLGIFAYLPLTDLLKVSQICKRWQRLAFDESLWQTLDLTGKNLLPGVIGQLLPVGVTVLRCPRSCIGKPLFKNNRSLRVQHMDMSNCTINVADLHTILCRCDQLQNLSLEGLVLSDDIIRSIAQNSSLVRLNLSGCSEFSAEALEMMLISCSGLEELNLSWCDFTTDHIKAAVNHISTNVTQLNFSGYRQNLQIADIKTLVTRCPYLVELDLSDSAMLKPECFQYFHQLLCLQHLSLSRCYQISPADLLELGEIPTLKTLQAFGLVTDNSLQLLKETLPHIKINCSHFTAIARPTVGSKKNQEIWGIKCRLTLRNPSGL